Below is a genomic region from Anaerolineae bacterium.
CCTCGGCCACGTTGACCAGATGAAAATAAGTGGTAAAGGCCTTTAGGATCGGGTGTGCCTCTTCCACCGTCAAACTCGCACAGAGATCAGCTAACGCCTTGAAGGTGGACACTGAGTTGGTGGCGCGCCACCTCTTGGCCAACGTCCGTATACGTTCCTCCAGCTCAAAGATCGGGCGCCCCTCTTGCTCCTGAAGCGTCTCTCGTAAAAGCTGATCTAAAAGCCGAATGTCCCGGCCCAGACGGTCACTGGCCTCTGTTCCCTTCCCTTTCATCGCCCTTCATCCCTTCCTTGAACTCTCTGCAAACAAAAAGGCCAATACCAGAATGAGGCCTTAAGCTGGTGTTGGCCTACTGGACAGGTGGTCCACTTCATGGGAAAGCTTACCCTCTGCCTTGTCTACCAACGAATCGCCCCTATTTCAGTCAATCGAATGAAGGCATCCTTTGTCCTTTAGTGACTTGAAGGAGGCTTCGGCTTATCGGGTGGTCAGTAGGTCTCTTTCTGATCCAGCTATCACCTGCTGGGCCTTTAGCTCGGCTTGCCGCGCCAGGTCTATGGATTCAGCTAACACACGCGCGGCCTCTTGGGGACTGTGGAAGCCTGTGCTGTTCTCCGACAAGATGAAGTCCCAGCGCATCTGTGCGGCGCGGTGCAGGTTCAGCGCCTCAGATAGCTCCTCATCCGTAGCGCCGGCGGCGCGTGCCGCGACGATCGCGTCGATCGCTGCGACTAAGGCCTCCTCACTGCGACGAAGCAGCCGAGCTGTCGTATCCTGGATGATGGCCACGCGCGTCCGCAGTTCCTCCTCCGGCCACCGATGACAGGTCTGGCACGCCTGCGAGAGGTTCACCAGCGGACTACGCACCCAGTGATCGGAGATCTTGACGCCACCGACGCGCATGAACGGCATGTGGCAATCGGCGCAGGCCACCCCGGAGCGGGCGTGAATCCCCGTGCTCCAGAGTTCGAACTCCGGATGCTGGATCTTGATCATGGGCGCGCCGGTCTCTTGATGCGTCCAGTCCTTGAAGCCATAGTCGTCGTAGTGCTGTTCAATATCATTGATCGTCAAGCCGTGGCTCCAGGGGAAAGTCAGGATCTTGTTCTCGCCTAGGAAGTAGTACTCGACGTGGCACTGGGCGCAGACATAGGTGCGCATCTCTTGACGGGAGGCCTTGCTCAGGTCAATGCCACGTTGCTCCATCGCGTTGCGGAACGCCGGCCTGGTGATGACCAACTCCATTGTCTCGGGGTCATGGCAATCAGCACAGGAGGTGCCCAGATGCGCTCGTGCTTTCAACTCATCGTAGGGGGTCTTATTGAGAGTCTCCCATCCCAGTTCGGCGATCAACTGAGGCGCCTCGGCGGCATGACAGTTCAGGCATGCCCCCGGCTGCTTGACCACTTGGACCCGCTTGGTCTCGCGCTGATCAATCTGGGCATAGTAATGCCCTCGCTCTTCGTTGTAATCTACACTGAAGGGATTACCAGCCCAGAGCCGTTTGAGCACGGGATACCGCTCCAGTTTGTTATAAGGAGTAGAGCCACCGTAAGGGGTTTGGCCATAGTCTTCCTTTGTCTTTATAAAACGGTCATACTGATGCGGAAAGTTCTTACCCCATACGGCTGGATCTAGCTCGCCTTTGGGGATCTCGACCACTTTGAGGGGGTATTGCTCCGCCTCCAGCCTACGTTGGCTGATGTTGACGAGAAGCGCGGCCGCTACTGCAGTCAAGGCTACAGCGACAACAAAGATGGCTACGTAGATGAAGAGCTGTCGTGAAGAGAACATCTGTCGCATGACTCTATCTCCTTGAGAAGTTTAGCATAGTCATCGGCCATGGCCAACATTGCCGTGGCAAAATACACAGGAAAGCTCCTGATGGGGGCCTGAGCGATGGATTTGGCTCACCAGGACCTCATGGCATTCCACGCAATTCTGTTGAGCGATTCGAGCGTTGAACTCCCGAATGCGAATGGGATCCGGAAAGTCTCCCGTTGTAAAGGCGACGCTGTGGTTCCACCCATTTATCCCCTTGACCAGCCACTTGCCCGGAAAGGTATGGGGCGTGTGGCAATCATTGCAGGTGGCTACGCTTCGATGGCTGGAATGCCGCCATCCATCAAAGGCATCGCGCATCACATGGCAGTTCAAGCAAGCTTTTGGATCGTCAGAGAAATAGGAAAACCCGCGGGCGTAAACGAAAGTGTAGGCACCTAGTCCCACCAAGATGCCTAATACAGCCACGAGCAAGCTGAGCATCCCGAACGACACGTTGACTTTGAACGAGGCTGACATCCTGCGCTCCATTAGGATGGTCTATAAGCCCTCTTCGGAGGATCAGTGGGAGCCCTGGCTTCGACGCCTGATCAGCTTAGCAAGGCTCCCGCGACGGTCACCACAGATCCGTTCTCCGGGTCAGCAGGGCAATGTTGATAGGACACTACTTTGCCCACAGCCGGCGTCACCAGCCGCAGCGTGAGATAGATCGGCGTGAGCCCGCACACGCGCCACCGATCCTGCTCGGCCTGGATGCAGCGGAAGAACGCGAGGGGATTCCCCATCTCGATAGCCTGTAGGAGGCGTTCGTCAGCCGTGCGTAGGCGAGCGCGCATCGCCAGATCGAGGGGCCGCACATCACCGAAGGCAGGCCCCACATGTGCCAGGTCGGCCGCAGCCACCCACAGCACGCGTCGACCAGCCGTCGCCCTCTGTAGTGCCTGCAGCACAGCCGCGATCACGCGGTCCGCCGCTGGATCGCCACCCTGTTGGACATAGTGATCGAGCGAACCACAGAGGATCGGCACCACCGGGATCACGCGATCACCTAGCATGTAATGCAACCAGGTGAAGGCCAACTCGACCGAGTGCTCCGTGCGATGATGCAGCTCCTCGGCGAACACCTGTTCAGGCCCGACCGCCTCTGCCACCGCCTCCACGACCTCAAGATCAGTGGGAAGCGTGCCGAATGGCGAGGCATATCGTTGTCGGGTGAGGGTGATCTGGCCCAGGCCGCCGTTATGGTCTGTCCCTAAGATCACAGCTAGATCGGCGACGGCCACGGCCGCAGCCGCCTGTGCCCACGTCTGAGCATAGACCAGGCCACCGCGCTGATAGTCAATATGAGGAGAGATCACGGCACGCACGTCTGCGGAGGCGGCCCCGTCTGGGGAAATGCGCGCCATCCATTGGTCAAAGTACTGGCGCAGCACATCCGGATCGGCAGGATAAGAGATGCCCGCAAGTGCCGGCGGGCGATAGGGAGCGGCGCGAAATTCGGCCAATGCTTGCTGCTTCGCCTGCGCGAACCGCTCGTTGTCCAGCAGTAAGGCCTCATCCAACCGCTGGACGATCTGCGTGATCTCGCCAGGGCTCAGCAGGATGCCGCTGCGTATCGCCAAGCTCGCTCGCAGCATGTCCAGGTCACGCGTGCCATCACACAGGGGCAAAATCGGCACCAAATGCTGCGGGATGATCACAATCTGGTTGGTCAACTGGAGCGGGTCCTGCAAAGCCAACGCAGGCTTCCCGTAATAGAGGGTCGGCTGTGTACGAACTGGTCGCAACTTAGGATACATGGCTCAACAAACGCTCCACCTCTCCTCGGAAAGGGGCCCCCTCCATCGGGCCTTGTCGGGTGACGGCCAACGCGCCCACGGCGTTGGCGAATCGAGCCGCCCGTTCGATCTCCCATCCCCAAAGCAAGGCTACGGCCAGTCCGGCTGCGTAGCAATCGCCGGCTCCAGTGGGATCCACCTCTGCGACCCGGAAGCCCGGCACGTGCACTTGCCCCTCGTCGGTGAAGATGACGCTTCCCTCTGCGCCACGCTTCAGGGCTACGATCCTGGCTCCACGCGCCAACAACGCCCGACACGCTTGAACATCGTCATTTATGCCGGTCAGCAGGCGCGCTTCCGCACCACTAGGGAGCACCACGGCCGCATGGGTTAGAACTGGCTCGACCAAGCGGCGGACCTCCTCCGCCCCCATGAGCTCCACACGCAGGTTGGGATCGAAAGAGATCATCAACCCGGCCTGCGTTGCTAGTTCCACAGCCCGATAGCAGGCCTGGCGCATCGGCTCATTGACCGAGAGCGAGGAGCCAGTGATATGCAGCCAGCGACCGCTCTGGATGTACTCAGCGTCCACCTGCTCCGGCCCCAG
It encodes:
- a CDS encoding ammonia-forming cytochrome c nitrite reductase subunit c552, which produces MRQMFSSRQLFIYVAIFVVAVALTAVAAALLVNISQRRLEAEQYPLKVVEIPKGELDPAVWGKNFPHQYDRFIKTKEDYGQTPYGGSTPYNKLERYPVLKRLWAGNPFSVDYNEERGHYYAQIDQRETKRVQVVKQPGACLNCHAAEAPQLIAELGWETLNKTPYDELKARAHLGTSCADCHDPETMELVITRPAFRNAMEQRGIDLSKASRQEMRTYVCAQCHVEYYFLGENKILTFPWSHGLTINDIEQHYDDYGFKDWTHQETGAPMIKIQHPEFELWSTGIHARSGVACADCHMPFMRVGGVKISDHWVRSPLVNLSQACQTCHRWPEEELRTRVAIIQDTTARLLRRSEEALVAAIDAIVAARAAGATDEELSEALNLHRAAQMRWDFILSENSTGFHSPQEAARVLAESIDLARQAELKAQQVIAGSERDLLTTR
- the nrfH gene encoding cytochrome c nitrite reductase small subunit → MSASFKVNVSFGMLSLLVAVLGILVGLGAYTFVYARGFSYFSDDPKACLNCHVMRDAFDGWRHSSHRSVATCNDCHTPHTFPGKWLVKGINGWNHSVAFTTGDFPDPIRIREFNARIAQQNCVECHEVLVSQIHRSGPHQELSCVFCHGNVGHGR
- the amrB gene encoding AmmeMemoRadiSam system protein B, with the protein product MYPKLRPVRTQPTLYYGKPALALQDPLQLTNQIVIIPQHLVPILPLCDGTRDLDMLRASLAIRSGILLSPGEITQIVQRLDEALLLDNERFAQAKQQALAEFRAAPYRPPALAGISYPADPDVLRQYFDQWMARISPDGAASADVRAVISPHIDYQRGGLVYAQTWAQAAAAVAVADLAVILGTDHNGGLGQITLTRQRYASPFGTLPTDLEVVEAVAEAVGPEQVFAEELHHRTEHSVELAFTWLHYMLGDRVIPVVPILCGSLDHYVQQGGDPAADRVIAAVLQALQRATAGRRVLWVAAADLAHVGPAFGDVRPLDLAMRARLRTADERLLQAIEMGNPLAFFRCIQAEQDRWRVCGLTPIYLTLRLVTPAVGKVVSYQHCPADPENGSVVTVAGALLS
- a CDS encoding sugar kinase, producing the protein MPEVITLGEALVEIMRPGIGQPLHRSGTFLGPYPSGAPAIFADAVARLGVSCGFIGCVGVDPFGDCLIDRLRADGVDVTYLARVPDVATGVAFVAYREDGSRQFVFHIAGAAAGRLGPEQVDAEYIQSGRWLHITGSSLSVNEPMRQACYRAVELATQAGLMISFDPNLRVELMGAEEVRRLVEPVLTHAAVVLPSGAEARLLTGINDDVQACRALLARGARIVALKRGAEGSVIFTDEGQVHVPGFRVAEVDPTGAGDCYAAGLAVALLWGWEIERAARFANAVGALAVTRQGPMEGAPFRGEVERLLSHVS